One Microtus pennsylvanicus isolate mMicPen1 chromosome 3, mMicPen1.hap1, whole genome shotgun sequence DNA window includes the following coding sequences:
- the Minar1 gene encoding major intrinsically disordered Notch2-binding receptor 1 isoform X1 encodes METNQEVSLFLVKILEELDSKQNTVSYQDLCKSLCAQFDLSQLAKLRSVLFYTACLDPNFPATLFKDKMKCSVNNQQSKKIMVAADIVTIFNLIQMNGGTAKEKLPTSCPKVRKKEASFESCRSDTEVCNPTVCEPMNCELGERPFSRGYPTRQSSKCRKRDCKECPQFVPASEPNFLLGVSKEVKTRAASLDRLQALSPYSVASPQPCEMQRTYFPMNIENESISDQDSLSISQGIKETFISSEEPFVVQSCVQKRNIFKEEFHNLMTVSPSFVGPTNKAEGDRGETQSQKELHKPPFFNHSFEMPYHNQYLNPVYSPIPDKRRAKHESLDDLQASTYFGPTPVMGTQDARRCPGRSSKQTPWPAKSWSLNTEEVPDFERSFFNRNPSEEKLRYPNSGSQTPNFSGPDRHPTYLVPKDQQKVLPAGYAVKPNGLKSKEISSPVDLEKHEAAKKFKEKSISCTSGQHSSDTSSVGTQTEQHVLEAPKCKDLCTLGQAKYSDRHAMKHSDDDSEIVSDDISDIFRFLDDMSINGSTGVIQSSCYNSTGSLSQLHKSDCDSSPEHNLAKITNGASSSKGDKCNRPENVHHSEEELKTSVCKLVLRIGEIERKLESLSGVREEISQVLGKLNKLDQKIQQPEKVNVQIDLNSLTSEAPSDDSASPRVFRAHSGSHGPKLENSPDWCCSDASGSNSESLRVKALKKSLFTRPSSRSLTEENSATESKIASISNSPRDWRTITYTNRMSLNEEEIKDAGPSDNKDWHRKSKEADRQYDIPPQHRLPKQPKDGFLVEQVFSPHPYPTSLKAHMKSNPLYTDMRLTELAEVKRGQPSWTIEEYARNSGDKGKLTALDLQTQESLNPNNLEYWMEDIYTPGYDSLLKRKEAEFRRAKVCKIAALITAAACTVILVIVVPICTMKS; translated from the exons ATGGAGACCAATCAGGAAGTGTCTCTCTTTTTGGTGAAGATCTTAGAAGAACTGGACAGTAAGCAAAATACTGTTTCCTATCAAGACCTGTGCAAGTCACTATGTGCTCAGTTTGATCTGTCACAGCTTGCCAAACTGAGAAGCGTGCTTTTCTACACAGCGTGTCTCGACCCCAACTTTCCAGCCACCTTATTCAAAGACAagatgaaatgttctgtaaacaATCAGCAGTCAAAGAAGATAATGGTGGCAGCAGATATTGTGACAATCTTCAACCTGATCCAAATGAATGGCGGCACCGCCAAGGAGAAGCTACCCACAAGTTGCCCCAAGGTACGCAAGAAGGAGGCATCCTTTGAATCTTGCAGATCGGACACCGAGGTGTGCAATCCGACAGTCTGTGAGCCTATGAACTGTGAGCTAGGTGAGAGGCCCTTCAGCCGAGGCTACCCCACCAGGCAATCGTCCAAATGCCGGAAGAGGGACTGTAAGGAATGTCCCCAGTTTGTCCCTGCCTCTGAGCCCAACTTCCTCTTGGGTGTCAGCAAAGAGGTGAAAACCCGGGCAGCATCTCTGGACAGGCTACAAGCCCTCTCCCCGTATTCTGTGGCCAGCCCCCAGCCCTGTGAGATGCAGAGGACCTATTTCCCCATGAATATCGAGAATGAGTCCATTTCAGATCAGGACTCACTGTCCATCAGCCAAGGTATCAAGGAGACCTTCATCTCCAGCGAGGAACCATTTGTGGTTCAGTCTTGTGTTCAGAAAAGGAACATCTTCAAAGAAGAATTCCACAATCTCATGACTGTATCCCCCAGTTTTGTGGGTCCCACTAACAAAGCTGAGGGGGACCGTGGGGAGACCCAGAGTCAGAAGGAGCTCCACAAGCCACCCTTCTTTAACCACAGCTTTGAGATGCCTTACCACAATCAGTACCTGAATCCAGTGTACTCCCCAATTCCTGACAAAAGGCGGGCAAAGCACGAAAGCTTAGATGACCTTCAAGCCTCTACCTATTTTGGACCCACCCCAGTAATGGGAACACAAGATGCTAGGCGCTGTCCAGGAAGGTCCAGTAAACAGACTCCATGGCCCGCCAAAAGCTGGAGCCTAAACACGGAGGAAGTGCCTGACTTTGAACGGTCCTTTTTCAATAGAAATCCCTCTGAGGAGAAGCTACGCTATCCAAATTCTGGCAGCCAGACCCCCAACTTCTCAGGCCCAGATAGGCATCCAACTTACCTGGTGCCAAAGGATCAACAGAAAGTTCTCCCTGCTGGCTATGCAGTGAAACCGAATGGACTCAAATCTAAAGAGATCTCATCCCCCGTTGACCTGGAAAAGCACGAAGCAGCCAAAAAGTTTAAAGAGAAGAGCATCAGCTGCACCAGTGGGCAGCACAGCTCAGACACCAGCAGTGTGGGTACCCAGACAGAGCAGCATGTGCTGGAGGCCCCAAAATGTAAGGACTTGTGTACTCTGGGCCAGGCCAAATACAGTGACAGACATGCCATGAAGCACTCGGATGACGACTCGGAAATTGTCAGCGACGACATCAGTGACATTTTCCGGTTTCTTGATGACATGAGCATCAATGGCTCCACAGGAGTGATACAGTCATCCTGCTACAATAGCACCGGCTCCTTGTCTCAGCTTCACAAATCAGACTGTGACAGTTCTCCAGAGCATAACCTCGCCAAAATCACCAATGGAGCCTCCAGCAGCAAGGGAGACAAGTGTAACCGGCCCGAAAATGTCCACCATTCTGAAGAAGAGTTGAAGACCAGCGTTTGCAAACTGGTTCTCAGGATCGGTGAGATCGAGCGGAAGCTGGAATCTCTGTCAGGGGTCCGTGAGGAAATCTCCCAGGTCCTTGGAAAGCTCAATAAACTGGATCAGAAAATACAGCAGCCGGAGAAAGTGAACGTGCAGATTGACTTGAATTCCTTGACCAGTGAGGCACCTTCTGATGACAGTGCCTCTCCGAGGGTCTTCCGTGCACACAGTGGCTCCCATGGGCCCAAACTGGAGAACAGCCCCGACTGGTGCTGCTCCGACGCCAGCGGAAGCAACAGTGAAAGCCTGCGAGTCAAGGCCTTAAAGAAAAGCCTCTTTACCAGGCCATCTTCCAGGTCCCTGACTGAGGAGAACAGTGCCACAGAGTCCAAAATTGCCAGCATCTCCAACTCTCCCAGAGACTGGCGAACCATCACTTATACCAACCGCATGAGCCTCAACGAAGAGGAGATCAAAGATGCGGGCCCGAGCGATAACAAAGACTGGCATCGGAAATCTAAGGAG GCAGACCGGCAGTATGACATTCCCCCACAGCACCGACTGCCCAAGCAGCCCAAAGATGGCTTCCTGGTAGAGCAAGTATTCAGTCCACATCCTTATCCCACCTCCCTCAAGGCCCACATGAAGAGCAACCCCCTGTACACAGACATGCGGCTGACTGAGCTGGCTGAGGTTAAGCGGGGCCAGCCTTCTTGGACCATAGAGGAGTATGCTCGGAACTCTGGTGACAAGGGCAAGTTGACAGCCCTGGACCTGCAG
- the Minar1 gene encoding major intrinsically disordered Notch2-binding receptor 1 isoform X2: protein METNQEVSLFLVKILEELDSKQNTVSYQDLCKSLCAQFDLSQLAKLRSVLFYTACLDPNFPATLFKDKMKCSVNNQQSKKIMVAADIVTIFNLIQMNGGTAKEKLPTSCPKVRKKEASFESCRSDTEVCNPTVCEPMNCELGERPFSRGYPTRQSSKCRKRDCKECPQFVPASEPNFLLGVSKEVKTRAASLDRLQALSPYSVASPQPCEMQRTYFPMNIENESISDQDSLSISQGIKETFISSEEPFVVQSCVQKRNIFKEEFHNLMTVSPSFVGPTNKAEGDRGETQSQKELHKPPFFNHSFEMPYHNQYLNPVYSPIPDKRRAKHESLDDLQASTYFGPTPVMGTQDARRCPGRSSKQTPWPAKSWSLNTEEVPDFERSFFNRNPSEEKLRYPNSGSQTPNFSGPDRHPTYLVPKDQQKVLPAGYAVKPNGLKSKEISSPVDLEKHEAAKKFKEKSISCTSGQHSSDTSSVGTQTEQHVLEAPKCKDLCTLGQAKYSDRHAMKHSDDDSEIVSDDISDIFRFLDDMSINGSTGVIQSSCYNSTGSLSQLHKSDCDSSPEHNLAKITNGASSSKGDKCNRPENVHHSEEELKTSVCKLVLRIGEIERKLESLSGVREEISQVLGKLNKLDQKIQQPEKVNVQIDLNSLTSEAPSDDSASPRVFRAHSGSHGPKLENSPDWCCSDASGSNSESLRVKALKKSLFTRPSSRSLTEENSATESKIASISNSPRDWRTITYTNRMSLNEEEIKDAGPSDNKDWHRKSKEADRQYDIPPQHRLPKQPKDGFLVEQVFSPHPYPTSLKAHMKSNPLYTDMRLTELAEVKRGQPSWTIEEYARNSGDKGKLTALDLQTQESLNPNNLEYWMEDIYTPGYDSLLKRKEAEFRRAKNE from the exons ATGGAGACCAATCAGGAAGTGTCTCTCTTTTTGGTGAAGATCTTAGAAGAACTGGACAGTAAGCAAAATACTGTTTCCTATCAAGACCTGTGCAAGTCACTATGTGCTCAGTTTGATCTGTCACAGCTTGCCAAACTGAGAAGCGTGCTTTTCTACACAGCGTGTCTCGACCCCAACTTTCCAGCCACCTTATTCAAAGACAagatgaaatgttctgtaaacaATCAGCAGTCAAAGAAGATAATGGTGGCAGCAGATATTGTGACAATCTTCAACCTGATCCAAATGAATGGCGGCACCGCCAAGGAGAAGCTACCCACAAGTTGCCCCAAGGTACGCAAGAAGGAGGCATCCTTTGAATCTTGCAGATCGGACACCGAGGTGTGCAATCCGACAGTCTGTGAGCCTATGAACTGTGAGCTAGGTGAGAGGCCCTTCAGCCGAGGCTACCCCACCAGGCAATCGTCCAAATGCCGGAAGAGGGACTGTAAGGAATGTCCCCAGTTTGTCCCTGCCTCTGAGCCCAACTTCCTCTTGGGTGTCAGCAAAGAGGTGAAAACCCGGGCAGCATCTCTGGACAGGCTACAAGCCCTCTCCCCGTATTCTGTGGCCAGCCCCCAGCCCTGTGAGATGCAGAGGACCTATTTCCCCATGAATATCGAGAATGAGTCCATTTCAGATCAGGACTCACTGTCCATCAGCCAAGGTATCAAGGAGACCTTCATCTCCAGCGAGGAACCATTTGTGGTTCAGTCTTGTGTTCAGAAAAGGAACATCTTCAAAGAAGAATTCCACAATCTCATGACTGTATCCCCCAGTTTTGTGGGTCCCACTAACAAAGCTGAGGGGGACCGTGGGGAGACCCAGAGTCAGAAGGAGCTCCACAAGCCACCCTTCTTTAACCACAGCTTTGAGATGCCTTACCACAATCAGTACCTGAATCCAGTGTACTCCCCAATTCCTGACAAAAGGCGGGCAAAGCACGAAAGCTTAGATGACCTTCAAGCCTCTACCTATTTTGGACCCACCCCAGTAATGGGAACACAAGATGCTAGGCGCTGTCCAGGAAGGTCCAGTAAACAGACTCCATGGCCCGCCAAAAGCTGGAGCCTAAACACGGAGGAAGTGCCTGACTTTGAACGGTCCTTTTTCAATAGAAATCCCTCTGAGGAGAAGCTACGCTATCCAAATTCTGGCAGCCAGACCCCCAACTTCTCAGGCCCAGATAGGCATCCAACTTACCTGGTGCCAAAGGATCAACAGAAAGTTCTCCCTGCTGGCTATGCAGTGAAACCGAATGGACTCAAATCTAAAGAGATCTCATCCCCCGTTGACCTGGAAAAGCACGAAGCAGCCAAAAAGTTTAAAGAGAAGAGCATCAGCTGCACCAGTGGGCAGCACAGCTCAGACACCAGCAGTGTGGGTACCCAGACAGAGCAGCATGTGCTGGAGGCCCCAAAATGTAAGGACTTGTGTACTCTGGGCCAGGCCAAATACAGTGACAGACATGCCATGAAGCACTCGGATGACGACTCGGAAATTGTCAGCGACGACATCAGTGACATTTTCCGGTTTCTTGATGACATGAGCATCAATGGCTCCACAGGAGTGATACAGTCATCCTGCTACAATAGCACCGGCTCCTTGTCTCAGCTTCACAAATCAGACTGTGACAGTTCTCCAGAGCATAACCTCGCCAAAATCACCAATGGAGCCTCCAGCAGCAAGGGAGACAAGTGTAACCGGCCCGAAAATGTCCACCATTCTGAAGAAGAGTTGAAGACCAGCGTTTGCAAACTGGTTCTCAGGATCGGTGAGATCGAGCGGAAGCTGGAATCTCTGTCAGGGGTCCGTGAGGAAATCTCCCAGGTCCTTGGAAAGCTCAATAAACTGGATCAGAAAATACAGCAGCCGGAGAAAGTGAACGTGCAGATTGACTTGAATTCCTTGACCAGTGAGGCACCTTCTGATGACAGTGCCTCTCCGAGGGTCTTCCGTGCACACAGTGGCTCCCATGGGCCCAAACTGGAGAACAGCCCCGACTGGTGCTGCTCCGACGCCAGCGGAAGCAACAGTGAAAGCCTGCGAGTCAAGGCCTTAAAGAAAAGCCTCTTTACCAGGCCATCTTCCAGGTCCCTGACTGAGGAGAACAGTGCCACAGAGTCCAAAATTGCCAGCATCTCCAACTCTCCCAGAGACTGGCGAACCATCACTTATACCAACCGCATGAGCCTCAACGAAGAGGAGATCAAAGATGCGGGCCCGAGCGATAACAAAGACTGGCATCGGAAATCTAAGGAG GCAGACCGGCAGTATGACATTCCCCCACAGCACCGACTGCCCAAGCAGCCCAAAGATGGCTTCCTGGTAGAGCAAGTATTCAGTCCACATCCTTATCCCACCTCCCTCAAGGCCCACATGAAGAGCAACCCCCTGTACACAGACATGCGGCTGACTGAGCTGGCTGAGGTTAAGCGGGGCCAGCCTTCTTGGACCATAGAGGAGTATGCTCGGAACTCTGGTGACAAGGGCAAGTTGACAGCCCTGGACCTGCAG